The Amycolatopsis mongoliensis genome includes a window with the following:
- a CDS encoding DUF47 domain-containing protein — MKLPKTWFLPHNPDVLGRLRDQADTVSEVLTTLAGWVRGEPVGGELHTPLLVQAAERREVLVAVREAFSTPIEAEDVFELAERLGEIADAAYMLVRESDLSRTPPDDHLRAMVLTAVAAFDMLHAALDLLPSTDAAGRADAAVSSLDVAEHAYRRAIAGLETEPDPRREMRLRELYRRAEHLLLAVQRLGRRTWYAVCKIS, encoded by the coding sequence GTGAAGCTGCCCAAGACCTGGTTCCTGCCGCACAACCCGGACGTCCTCGGGCGCCTCCGGGACCAGGCCGACACGGTCTCCGAGGTGCTGACCACCCTGGCCGGCTGGGTCCGGGGCGAGCCGGTGGGCGGCGAGCTGCACACCCCGCTGCTGGTCCAGGCGGCGGAGCGGCGCGAGGTGCTCGTGGCGGTCCGCGAGGCGTTCAGCACGCCCATCGAGGCCGAAGACGTCTTCGAACTGGCCGAACGGCTCGGCGAAATCGCGGACGCGGCGTACATGCTGGTTCGCGAGTCGGACCTGTCCCGCACGCCGCCGGACGACCACCTGCGCGCCATGGTGCTGACCGCGGTCGCCGCGTTCGACATGCTGCACGCTGCGCTGGACCTGTTGCCGAGCACCGACGCCGCGGGTCGTGCCGACGCTGCGGTGTCCTCTTTGGACGTGGCGGAACACGCCTACCGGCGGGCGATCGCGGGGCTGGAGACCGAGCCGGACCCGCGGCGTGAGATGCGGCTGCGGGAGCTGTACCGCCGGGCCGAGCACCTCCTGCTGGCGGTCCAGCGCCTGGGCCGCCGGACCTGGTACGCCGTCTGCAAAATCTCCTGA
- a CDS encoding GAF domain-containing protein: MELDQLLGQLVERAQEVMGTQGRLRGLLHASQMVTGDLALPTLLRRIVEAARELLGARYAALGVIGPDGQLAEFVHVGMDAETVARVGRLPEGKGLLGAVVEDPRPIRLANIGDDPRSSGFPDEHPPMGSFLGVPIRVRGVVFGNLYLTECRHGEFTAEDEQLALALAATAGQAIDNARLYETARKQQEWLAASTAIMRELLSTRSGRPLALIAAHTRDLADADLVTVLRPDGDGLRIEVAVGDGAAELEGRVIDVEGTMSGQVFTSGAPVVGSWIDRQSRQEVSAPLRTDLDAVLVVPLTGAGEVTGVLTAARKIGRPGFTADDLEMAAGFAGQASVAIELADARAEQQRNELYDERDRIAAELHNQVVQRLYAIGLSLQTTAGAARSEVVARRVRTAIADLDTVITQIRETVFQLDDVLPRATATVHDRVLEVLSEAGAEFGLTASTEFSGKLDTIASEELADELVTALREGLRLIARHTGAGSVLVAVRSGAERLSVALAHDGGSPLGETPEAELTTLAELAARRGGVSEVRERELIWWVPLS, encoded by the coding sequence ATGGAACTGGACCAGTTGCTGGGGCAGCTCGTCGAGCGGGCCCAGGAGGTGATGGGCACCCAGGGCCGGCTGCGCGGCCTGCTGCACGCGAGCCAGATGGTGACCGGCGACCTCGCGCTGCCGACGCTGCTGCGCCGGATCGTCGAGGCGGCGAGAGAGCTGCTGGGCGCCCGGTACGCGGCGCTCGGCGTGATCGGGCCGGACGGCCAGCTCGCCGAGTTCGTCCACGTCGGCATGGACGCCGAGACGGTGGCCAGGGTCGGGCGGCTGCCGGAGGGCAAAGGGCTGCTCGGAGCCGTCGTGGAGGACCCGCGCCCGATCCGGCTGGCGAACATCGGCGACGACCCCCGCTCGTCCGGCTTCCCCGACGAGCACCCGCCGATGGGCAGCTTCCTGGGCGTGCCGATCCGCGTGCGCGGGGTGGTGTTCGGCAACCTCTACCTCACCGAGTGCCGGCACGGCGAGTTCACCGCGGAGGACGAGCAGCTCGCGCTCGCCCTGGCCGCGACCGCCGGGCAGGCCATCGACAACGCGAGGCTCTACGAAACCGCGCGCAAGCAGCAGGAGTGGCTGGCGGCGTCGACGGCGATCATGCGCGAACTGCTCTCGACCCGCTCGGGCCGCCCGCTGGCGCTGATCGCCGCGCACACCCGCGACCTCGCCGACGCCGATCTGGTCACCGTGCTGCGCCCGGACGGCGACGGGCTCCGGATCGAGGTCGCCGTCGGCGACGGCGCGGCCGAGCTGGAGGGGCGTGTCATCGACGTCGAGGGCACGATGTCCGGGCAGGTGTTCACCAGCGGGGCCCCGGTGGTGGGGTCGTGGATCGACCGGCAGTCCCGGCAGGAGGTGTCGGCGCCGCTGCGCACGGACCTCGACGCCGTGCTGGTGGTCCCGCTGACCGGCGCCGGTGAGGTGACCGGCGTGCTGACCGCGGCCCGGAAGATCGGCCGGCCGGGGTTCACCGCCGACGACCTCGAGATGGCGGCCGGGTTCGCCGGCCAGGCGTCGGTGGCGATCGAGCTGGCCGACGCCCGCGCCGAACAGCAGCGCAACGAGCTCTACGACGAGCGCGACCGGATCGCGGCCGAGCTGCACAATCAGGTGGTCCAGCGGCTGTACGCGATCGGCCTGTCCCTGCAGACGACCGCCGGAGCGGCCCGCTCGGAGGTGGTCGCGCGCCGGGTGCGGACGGCGATCGCCGACCTCGACACGGTGATCACCCAGATCCGCGAGACGGTGTTCCAGCTGGACGACGTGCTGCCCCGCGCCACGGCGACCGTGCACGACCGGGTGCTGGAGGTGCTGTCGGAGGCCGGCGCCGAGTTCGGGCTCACCGCTTCGACGGAGTTCTCGGGCAAGCTCGACACGATCGCGTCCGAGGAGCTGGCGGACGAGCTGGTCACGGCGCTGCGGGAGGGCCTGCGGCTGATCGCCCGGCACACCGGCGCCGGGTCGGTCCTGGTGGCGGTGCGCTCGGGCGCGGAGCGGCTGAGCGTCGCCCTCGCCCACGACGGCGGCAGCCCGCTCGGCGAGACACCGGAGGCGGAGCTGACCACGCTCGCCGAGCTGGCCGCCCGCCGGGGCGGCGTGTCCGAGGTGCGCGAGCGCGAGCTGATCTGGTGGGTGCCGCTGTCCTGA